The proteins below come from a single Drosophila kikkawai strain 14028-0561.14 chromosome 3R, DkikHiC1v2, whole genome shotgun sequence genomic window:
- the Or98b gene encoding putative odorant receptor 98b has product MLTDKFLRLQSFFFRLLGIQLLLDRGLGCRRYPRRAIFCILSVGSFMPLTIAFGLRNIQNVEGLTDSLCSGLVDLLALCKIVFFFWHYEDFRTLIQRFHNMLNMEIHWTPCELIVTRQNRRDQFISALYSHCFMMAGLSACLMSPLSMLSGYLRTGEVQPELPFPSLYPWDNSHLNNYLFSYLWNVSAALGVALPTVCVDTLFCSLTHNLCALFEIAQHKMMHFEGETEEETRENLVHIFQLYEECLDLGHSLNGYFRPLIFAQFVAASLHLCVLCYQLSAHLMEPAMLFYAAFTTAILSQVSIYCFCGMSVQEKSQGLGQAIYESNWLPLLKENLPLVKSLKIAMMRARRGCQINGYFFEANRQTLVMIVRSAISYVILLRSLA; this is encoded by the exons ATGCTGACGGACAAGTTCCTTCGACTGCAGTCCTTTTTCTTTCGCCTACTGGGAATTCAGCTGCTCTTGGATCGAGGTCTAGGGTGTCGTCGTTATCCTAGAAGAGCTATCTTCTGCATCCTCTCGGTGGGCAGTTTCATGCCTCTAACTATTGCCTTTGGCCTACGCAATATCCAGAATGTGGAGGGACTCACAGACTCGCTGTGCTCGGGTCTAGTGGACTTGCTGGCCCTCTGCaagattgttttttttttctggcattATGAGGATTTTAGGACTCTTATACAAAGATTTCATAATATGCTAAATATGG AAATTCATTGGACTCCCTGTGAGCTTATTGTGACCAGGCAGAATCGACGGGATCAGTTCATCAGCGCCTTGTACAGTCACTGCTTCATGATGGCTGGTCTCTCCGCTTGCCTCATGTCTCCTCTGTCCATGCTGAGTGGCTACCTACGAACAGGAGAAGTCCAACCGGAATTACCCTTTCCCAGCTT ATATCCTTGGGACAACTCTCACCTTAATAATTACCTCTTCTCCTACTTATGGAATGTCTCTGCTGCTTTGGGCGTGGCCCTGCCCACCGTTTGCGTGGACACACTCTTCTGTTCCCTAACCCACAACCTCTGTGCTCTCTTCGAGATTGCCCAGCACAAAATGATGCATTTCGAGGGTGAGACTGAGGAGGAGACACGCGAGAACCTGGTGCACATCTTTCAGTTGTATGAGGAGTGTCTCGACTTGGGTCATTCGTTGAATGGTTACTTCCGTCCGCTCATCTTTGCCCAGTTTGTGGCTGCCTCCTTGCACCTGTGTGTGTTGTGCTACCAGCTGTCCGCTCATTTGATGGAGCCAGCCATGTTGTTCTATGCCGCCTTTACGACTGCCATTCTGAGCCAGGTGTCCATCTACTGCTTTTGTGGGATGAGCGTCCAGGAGAAGAGCCAGGGCCTCGGTCAAGCCATCTACGAGAGTAATTGGTTGCCACTCCTAAAGGAGAATCTTCCGCTGGTGAAATCTCTGAAGATAGCCATGATGAGGGCTAGGAGAGGCTGCCAGATCAATGGGTACTTTTTTGAGGCGAATCGACAGACACTAGTTATG ATTGTTCGCAGTGCCATCTCCTACGTGATTCTCCTCAGATCGCTCGCCTAG